The following coding sequences lie in one Halogeometricum rufum genomic window:
- a CDS encoding uracil-DNA glycosylase family protein yields MENVTDRTSNPFGMRPPCERFVPGYGDANADFHVVGDHPGVHGGEVTGVPFTNEPGIRLQAALAEAGLLETTGDQPAVRKTFLSYLHMCVAEDTPSQGDYDDMERFFDAELRAIAAHVLLPVGARATRQVLEHYTAQARKITVDMEALHGREIRGSGFLVLPVAEPHDWDETHHDRLVEAIDVLTSTDFRRETDLGRFTAGGDPYLVR; encoded by the coding sequence GTGGAGAACGTAACCGACCGCACGAGTAACCCGTTCGGGATGCGACCCCCGTGCGAACGGTTCGTCCCGGGATACGGCGACGCCAACGCCGACTTCCACGTCGTGGGTGACCACCCCGGCGTGCACGGCGGCGAAGTCACCGGCGTCCCGTTCACCAACGAACCGGGGATTCGCCTGCAGGCCGCGTTGGCCGAGGCGGGATTGCTGGAGACGACGGGCGACCAACCCGCCGTGAGGAAGACGTTCCTCTCGTACCTGCACATGTGCGTCGCCGAGGACACGCCGTCGCAGGGCGACTACGACGACATGGAGCGCTTCTTCGACGCGGAGTTGCGCGCCATCGCCGCGCACGTCCTCCTCCCGGTGGGCGCGCGGGCGACGCGGCAGGTCCTCGAGCACTACACCGCACAGGCGCGGAAGATAACCGTCGACATGGAGGCGCTCCACGGCAGAGAGATACGCGGAAGCGGCTTCCTCGTCCTCCCCGTCGCGGAACCCCACGACTGGGACGAGACGCACCACGACCGCCTCGTGGAGGCCATCGACGTGCTCACGTCGACCGACTTCCGCCGGGAGACCGACCTCGGGCGGTTCACCGCCGGCGGCGACCCCTACCTCGTTCGGTAG
- a CDS encoding DUF5793 family protein: MRRDYFELDVDHIDWVEADEPPQKPLVRIDFHGPEETLTDRLTDADGELLEDGETDVAFRLQGDVNAPDATGVVSVTNRITGDFVLELNEDADDVLRFIRAAREYGKSEADDEDGQYRVEIRTDDGDTVVYEKRTFLVYDADGNLLRGHSLIPSGVEL, translated from the coding sequence ATGAGGCGCGACTACTTCGAATTGGATGTCGACCACATCGACTGGGTCGAGGCGGACGAGCCACCCCAGAAGCCGTTGGTCCGCATCGACTTTCACGGTCCAGAGGAAACGCTCACGGACCGTCTCACCGATGCCGACGGGGAACTCTTAGAGGACGGCGAGACGGACGTCGCCTTCCGCCTGCAGGGCGACGTGAACGCCCCCGACGCGACGGGCGTCGTGAGCGTCACGAACCGAATCACGGGAGACTTCGTCCTCGAACTGAACGAAGACGCCGACGACGTACTCCGGTTCATCCGCGCGGCGCGAGAGTACGGGAAGTCCGAGGCGGACGACGAGGACGGACAGTATCGAGTGGAGATACGGACAGACGACGGCGACACCGTCGTCTACGAGAAACGAACGTTCCTCGTCTACGACGCCGACGGAAACCTGCTTCGCGGCCACAGTCTCATCCCGTCCGGCGTCGAACTCTGA
- a CDS encoding DUF7549 family protein, with protein MVWVRSEYAGPLAVVLTLLSTLLPWNVTYSGNVSGGSVLFVRFPFFQIRYAFGVPFADAVRVSDPLSAVAFQAGNSIQVAYEAWTVGAAVLGVALLVAVAYYAREDAVESGPVDPVRLLGGLLGLAGAVLAVATYLLATRGFPGVPIPVGVAFLLAFAVLLLTVDRT; from the coding sequence ATGGTCTGGGTCCGGTCGGAGTACGCGGGACCACTCGCCGTCGTCCTGACGCTCCTCTCGACGCTGCTTCCGTGGAACGTGACGTACTCGGGGAACGTCTCCGGCGGGTCGGTGCTGTTCGTGCGCTTCCCGTTCTTCCAGATTCGCTACGCCTTCGGCGTCCCGTTCGCCGACGCGGTTCGCGTCTCCGACCCCCTCTCGGCCGTCGCGTTTCAGGCGGGCAACTCGATTCAGGTCGCCTACGAGGCGTGGACCGTCGGCGCGGCGGTTCTGGGCGTCGCCCTCCTCGTCGCCGTCGCCTACTACGCCCGCGAGGACGCCGTCGAGTCCGGCCCCGTGGACCCTGTGCGCCTCCTCGGCGGCCTCCTCGGCCTCGCCGGTGCCGTCCTCGCCGTCGCCACCTACCTCCTCGCCACCCGCGGGTTCCCCGGCGTCCCGATTCCCGTCGGCGTCGCCTTCCTCCTCGCGTTCGCCGTCCTCCTCCTGACGGTCGACCGGACGTGA